From Actinoplanes oblitus, a single genomic window includes:
- a CDS encoding TetR/AcrR family transcriptional regulator gives MTPRRDEPQQESTGLRERILDALRELLRERTFDTLSVAEIITAAGVSRASFYFYFAGKQAVLAEVVRRAVGAGHQAAQPWVRGGPDPREALRAGVEAGADLWLSHAAVLRAIVESWASDPQLRELWLTQMATFTDAAVNRIEADRQADPAVRARLDGVDVPALAASLTWAGERLYYLAACGVPPFDDRAVLVDTLTRLWVAALYG, from the coding sequence GTGACACCGCGCCGCGACGAACCCCAGCAGGAGAGCACCGGCCTGCGCGAACGCATCCTCGACGCGCTGCGGGAGCTGCTGCGCGAGCGCACCTTCGACACGCTCAGCGTGGCGGAGATCATCACTGCGGCGGGGGTCTCCCGGGCGAGCTTCTACTTCTACTTCGCCGGCAAGCAGGCGGTGCTGGCCGAGGTGGTGCGCCGGGCGGTCGGCGCCGGCCACCAGGCCGCGCAGCCGTGGGTCCGGGGCGGGCCGGATCCGCGCGAGGCGTTGCGGGCCGGCGTCGAGGCGGGCGCCGACCTGTGGCTGTCCCACGCGGCGGTGTTGCGCGCGATCGTGGAGAGCTGGGCCTCCGACCCGCAGCTTCGTGAGCTGTGGCTGACCCAGATGGCGACGTTCACCGACGCCGCGGTGAACCGGATCGAGGCCGACCGGCAGGCCGATCCGGCCGTGCGGGCCCGGCTCGACGGCGTCGACGTGCCCGCCCTCGCCGCGTCGCTGACCTGGGCCGGCGAGCGGCTCTACTACCTGGCCGCCTGCGGCGTACCGCCGTTCGACGACCGGGCGGTGCTGGTGGACACGCTCACCCGTCTGTGGGTGGCCGCCCTCTACGGCTGA
- a CDS encoding aldo/keto reductase, with amino-acid sequence MKYTTFGRTGLRVSELVLGAMTFGEQGGVGAPIEECRRILDAYAEAGGNVVDTAINYRGGASEEILGELLAGRRDRFVVATKYTVTRDPADPNGGGNHRKNLRLSLETSLRRLRTDHVDVYWVHIWDRHTPIEETMRALDDAVTAGKVLYIGVSDTPAWVVSRANTLAEWRGWTPFAGLQVPYSLLNRDAERELIPMAEAYGLSVTAWSPLGGGVLSGKYGAAEPAGTTRLSRDAIDERDLAVARVVGEVAAELGVTPAQVALAWAGRRAGVLPIVGARTVDQLRDNLGCTAVTLPPELVTRLEAATGFGLGFPADFIAQTTPWVLGAAAL; translated from the coding sequence ATGAAGTACACGACGTTCGGGCGTACCGGGCTGCGGGTGTCCGAGTTGGTGCTCGGCGCGATGACGTTCGGCGAGCAGGGCGGCGTCGGCGCGCCGATCGAGGAGTGCCGGCGCATTCTCGACGCGTACGCCGAGGCCGGTGGCAATGTCGTCGACACCGCCATCAACTATCGGGGCGGGGCCAGCGAGGAGATTCTGGGGGAGTTGCTGGCCGGGCGGCGCGACCGGTTCGTCGTGGCCACGAAGTACACGGTGACCCGCGACCCGGCCGACCCCAACGGTGGTGGCAACCATCGCAAGAATCTCCGGCTGTCGCTGGAGACCAGCCTGCGCCGGCTGCGCACCGACCACGTCGACGTCTACTGGGTGCACATCTGGGACCGGCACACGCCGATCGAGGAGACGATGCGGGCGCTCGACGACGCGGTCACCGCCGGCAAGGTGCTCTACATCGGGGTGTCGGACACGCCGGCCTGGGTGGTCTCCCGGGCGAACACGCTGGCCGAGTGGCGCGGCTGGACGCCGTTCGCCGGTCTCCAGGTGCCGTACAGCCTGCTCAACCGGGACGCCGAGCGGGAGCTGATCCCGATGGCCGAGGCGTACGGTCTCTCGGTGACGGCGTGGAGCCCGCTCGGCGGCGGTGTGCTGTCCGGGAAGTACGGTGCCGCCGAGCCGGCCGGGACGACCCGGCTGAGCCGGGACGCGATCGACGAGCGGGACCTCGCGGTGGCCCGGGTCGTCGGCGAGGTCGCGGCCGAGCTGGGTGTCACCCCGGCTCAGGTCGCCCTGGCCTGGGCCGGCCGGCGCGCCGGCGTGCTGCCGATCGTCGGTGCGCGCACCGTCGACCAGCTGCGGGACAACCTGGGCTGCACGGCGGTGACCCTGCCGCCGGAACTGGTGACGCGCCTGGAGGCGGCGACCGGCTTCGGCCTCGGCTTCCCGGCCGACTTCATCGCCCAGACCACACCCTGGGTGCTGGGCGCGGCCGCGCTCTGA
- a CDS encoding FKBP-type peptidyl-prolyl cis-trans isomerase, protein MPDSVVGRKRAAAGPPVKTKAEKRAEAKAAKARARARRRRRELMTVAGAAVVVLALVVGLVVWIGGSSPESNYATADGVASSAATASPVPSAAAPSIPAALRKKPVATAGTGAVRKLTVTTLVKGTGPAVESGQTIEVNYVGVTYAEGKEFDSSWKRSQPFSFRIGAGSVIPGWDQGLVGVKVGSRVRLDIPAAMAYGEHPSGPQPAGPLRFVVDVLSAS, encoded by the coding sequence GTGCCCGATTCCGTAGTTGGCCGCAAACGTGCCGCCGCAGGTCCGCCCGTCAAGACGAAGGCCGAGAAGCGGGCCGAGGCCAAGGCCGCCAAGGCGCGTGCCCGGGCGAGGCGGCGGCGCCGCGAGCTGATGACCGTGGCCGGCGCGGCGGTGGTGGTGCTGGCGCTCGTGGTGGGCCTGGTCGTGTGGATCGGCGGTTCGTCGCCGGAGTCGAATTACGCCACCGCGGACGGGGTCGCCTCGTCCGCCGCGACCGCCTCGCCGGTGCCGAGCGCGGCGGCGCCGTCGATCCCGGCGGCCCTGCGCAAGAAGCCGGTCGCGACGGCGGGCACCGGTGCGGTCCGCAAGCTCACGGTGACGACTCTGGTCAAGGGCACCGGACCGGCCGTCGAGTCCGGGCAGACGATCGAGGTGAACTACGTCGGCGTCACCTATGCCGAGGGCAAGGAGTTCGACTCGTCCTGGAAACGGTCCCAGCCGTTCAGCTTCCGGATCGGGGCGGGCAGCGTGATTCCGGGCTGGGACCAGGGGCTCGTCGGGGTGAAGGTGGGTAGCCGGGTGCGGCTCGACATCCCGGCGGCGATGGCCTACGGCGAGCATCCGAGCGGCCCGCAGCCGGCCGGCCCGCTCCGGTTCGTCGTGGATGTCCTGTCGGCCTCCTGA
- a CDS encoding non-ribosomal peptide synthetase produces the protein MTVDGITSHQGAGSPLSWFQERMWVHHQRDPESTSYSLPLLLSVRGDLDVPALEESLSLIVARHESLRTAYAMTDDGQALQFVTPPRPVRLPVLDVDRGQLLKQLDRVLEHRFDLGRGEVFIASLVRLSPDRHLLLLNVHHIAADAWSLQAVFFAELQGAYAACCRGRLPALPPLPVQYATYARAQRTADMSADLAYWRDALAGYEDSLELPTERPRRQRSGTTSASYAHRYSPGFALALERFARDHDCTIFMCLLAALGVTLSRYADKDDLCVGTTVSSRSDVELEPLIGFFVNILPLRLRIDEQSSVATLLEAVRRQVLDAFEHPAPYEQILRATDVARRGGGNPLVPVVMRHQNFPQTALGAPLPGGVTFTGYPEPGDTDADVRELLAREHVPARSEMELSYLGSGGELTVEVSYASDLYDGAAIERLLAHQQQVLEGMFADPSRRLAEIPMLRDGDVRQLLERADRAPVTEAPAWSFVSRFDALAGRSPDAVACWDERGAWTYAELARRAGQVAGALAARGVAPGDLVGVCLPRGGELLAALLGVWMAGAAYVPIDPGYPAAYSRQILDDAHPGVVVCRAAHQASFDVADARCLRVDDIPDDAPDAVRARHVAAPDALAYVMYTSGSTGRPKGVRVPHRQLVNWLGALEARLPFGAGEVVAQKTTFVFAVGVKELFAGLLNGCPQVVIADQTVRDTPAFVGALAEHHVTRLNLVPSHLAGVLDHLRASGTRLPALRVCVTAGEPLPSALVAAFRAVLPGARLLNNYGCTELNDVSYYDTAGFGGDGEFVPIGTPIANTKVYVLDRHGRLVPDGVPGELHVASAGMPEGYHGRDDLTAERFPPNPFGAAPSDRLYNTGDVVRHLPDGTLDFIGRWDFQVKVRGFRVEVRQVEKVMGDFDGIGARAVVGQGDRLVAFYTSRPDRTVDVAELRAFLHDRLPAYLVPDVFVPLDAMPALPNGKLDRRALAGSPAQQRPGEDHEPPVGATERALADIWALIVNVPVARIGRRTHFFDIGGHSLSAMRVLARIREEFGVEVGLSELFDAPRLDAVAAAIDRKTERRRPDASASARTPARPPRPSAGSGLLHDRVVLVTGGSRGIGRATALLLAEQGARVAVNYRDSEADARHVQETIEAEGGTAEIFRADVTRADDVAAMVAAVTDRFGRIDVLVANAHMPYRQRSFLDLDWTDLERKVGDELRAVFHPCRLVLPGMLERRNGSIIALSSTLSRQGGTGSLAQGTAKAAVDAFVRSLAAEFGPRGVRVNAVAPGVTLTDAAMGLAPAAREDAAARAPMRRNGLPEDVAGAVLFLASDLSRFMTGAYLPVDGGFTTL, from the coding sequence ATGACTGTCGATGGCATTACCTCGCACCAGGGCGCCGGCAGTCCCCTGTCGTGGTTCCAGGAGCGCATGTGGGTCCACCACCAGCGCGATCCGGAGAGCACGAGCTACAGCCTCCCGCTGCTGCTGTCGGTCCGGGGCGACCTCGACGTGCCGGCCCTCGAGGAGAGCCTGAGCCTGATCGTCGCCCGGCACGAGAGCCTGCGCACCGCGTACGCGATGACCGACGACGGCCAGGCGCTGCAGTTCGTCACCCCGCCGCGGCCGGTACGCCTGCCGGTCCTGGACGTGGACCGCGGGCAACTGCTGAAGCAGCTGGACCGGGTGCTCGAACACCGCTTCGACCTCGGTCGCGGCGAGGTCTTCATCGCGAGCCTGGTCCGCCTGTCGCCCGACCGGCACCTGCTGCTCCTCAACGTGCACCACATCGCCGCCGACGCGTGGTCGCTGCAAGCCGTCTTCTTCGCCGAGCTGCAGGGCGCCTACGCGGCATGCTGTCGCGGGCGGCTCCCGGCCCTCCCGCCGCTGCCCGTCCAGTACGCGACGTACGCCCGGGCACAGCGGACCGCTGACATGTCCGCCGACCTCGCCTACTGGCGCGACGCCCTCGCGGGTTACGAGGACAGCCTGGAGCTGCCGACCGAGCGCCCGCGCCGGCAGCGGTCCGGCACCACGAGCGCGAGCTACGCGCACCGCTACTCGCCCGGCTTCGCTCTGGCTCTGGAACGCTTCGCGCGGGATCACGACTGCACGATCTTCATGTGCCTGCTCGCCGCGCTCGGTGTCACCCTCAGCCGGTACGCCGACAAGGACGACCTCTGCGTCGGCACGACGGTGTCCAGCCGGTCGGACGTCGAGCTGGAACCGCTGATCGGGTTCTTCGTCAACATCCTGCCGCTGCGGCTGCGGATCGACGAACAGAGCAGTGTCGCCACGCTGCTCGAAGCCGTCCGGCGGCAGGTCCTGGACGCGTTCGAGCACCCCGCGCCGTACGAGCAGATCCTGCGGGCCACCGACGTGGCGCGCCGCGGCGGCGGCAACCCGCTGGTGCCCGTCGTCATGCGGCACCAGAACTTCCCGCAGACCGCGCTCGGGGCGCCATTGCCCGGCGGGGTGACGTTCACCGGCTATCCCGAGCCCGGCGACACCGACGCCGACGTCCGCGAGCTGCTGGCCCGGGAGCACGTGCCGGCCCGGTCGGAGATGGAACTGTCGTACCTGGGCAGTGGCGGCGAGCTGACGGTCGAGGTCTCGTACGCCTCGGACCTCTACGACGGCGCCGCCATCGAGCGCCTGCTCGCCCATCAGCAGCAGGTGCTGGAGGGCATGTTCGCGGACCCGAGCCGCCGCCTGGCCGAGATTCCCATGCTGCGCGACGGTGACGTGCGGCAGCTGCTGGAGCGGGCGGACCGGGCGCCGGTCACCGAGGCGCCGGCGTGGTCGTTCGTCTCCCGGTTCGACGCGCTCGCCGGACGCTCCCCGGACGCGGTGGCGTGCTGGGACGAGCGCGGCGCCTGGACGTACGCCGAGCTCGCCCGGCGTGCCGGCCAGGTCGCCGGTGCGCTCGCGGCGCGCGGCGTCGCACCGGGTGACCTGGTAGGGGTGTGCCTGCCCCGGGGCGGCGAACTGCTGGCGGCCCTGCTCGGCGTCTGGATGGCCGGTGCCGCGTACGTGCCGATCGATCCGGGCTATCCGGCGGCCTACTCGCGGCAGATCCTCGACGACGCGCACCCCGGCGTCGTCGTGTGCCGGGCCGCCCACCAGGCGTCCTTCGACGTGGCGGACGCCCGATGCCTGCGCGTCGACGACATCCCGGACGACGCGCCGGACGCCGTCCGCGCGCGACACGTCGCCGCGCCCGACGCGCTCGCCTACGTGATGTACACGTCCGGGTCCACCGGCCGGCCCAAGGGCGTCCGGGTGCCGCATCGGCAGCTGGTCAACTGGCTCGGCGCCCTCGAGGCACGGCTGCCGTTCGGGGCCGGCGAGGTGGTGGCGCAGAAGACCACCTTCGTCTTCGCGGTCGGCGTCAAGGAGCTGTTCGCGGGCCTGCTCAACGGTTGCCCCCAGGTGGTCATCGCGGACCAGACGGTGCGGGACACGCCGGCCTTCGTCGGCGCGCTGGCCGAGCACCACGTCACCCGCCTCAACCTCGTCCCGTCGCACCTGGCCGGGGTCCTGGACCACCTCCGGGCGAGCGGGACGCGGCTGCCGGCGCTGCGGGTCTGCGTCACCGCCGGGGAGCCGCTGCCGAGCGCACTCGTCGCCGCGTTCCGCGCGGTGCTCCCGGGCGCACGGCTGCTGAACAACTACGGGTGCACCGAGCTCAACGACGTCAGTTACTACGACACCGCCGGCTTCGGCGGGGACGGTGAGTTCGTGCCGATCGGGACGCCGATCGCCAACACCAAGGTGTACGTGCTGGATCGCCACGGCCGCCTGGTGCCGGACGGTGTCCCGGGTGAGCTGCACGTCGCCTCGGCCGGCATGCCGGAGGGCTACCACGGCCGGGACGACCTGACCGCCGAACGCTTCCCGCCCAACCCGTTCGGCGCCGCGCCGAGCGACCGTCTCTACAACACCGGCGACGTCGTCAGGCACCTGCCGGACGGCACCCTCGACTTCATCGGCCGCTGGGACTTCCAGGTCAAGGTGCGTGGCTTCCGCGTCGAGGTACGCCAGGTCGAGAAGGTGATGGGCGACTTCGACGGCATCGGGGCGCGCGCGGTGGTGGGCCAGGGCGACCGGTTGGTGGCCTTCTACACCAGCCGGCCGGACCGGACCGTCGACGTGGCGGAGCTGCGCGCGTTCCTGCACGACCGGCTGCCCGCCTACCTGGTACCGGACGTGTTCGTCCCGCTCGACGCGATGCCGGCGCTGCCGAACGGCAAGCTCGACCGGCGCGCGCTGGCCGGCTCGCCCGCCCAGCAGCGACCCGGCGAGGACCACGAGCCGCCGGTCGGCGCGACCGAACGCGCGCTGGCCGACATCTGGGCGTTGATCGTGAACGTGCCCGTCGCCCGGATCGGCCGCCGTACCCACTTCTTCGACATCGGCGGGCACTCGCTCTCGGCGATGCGCGTTCTCGCCCGGATCAGGGAGGAGTTCGGGGTCGAGGTCGGTCTCTCCGAGCTGTTCGACGCGCCCCGCCTCGACGCGGTCGCCGCGGCGATCGACCGCAAGACCGAGCGCCGCCGGCCGGACGCGAGCGCGTCAGCACGGACCCCGGCGCGACCGCCCAGGCCCAGTGCCGGCTCGGGGCTGCTCCATGACCGGGTGGTGCTGGTCACCGGCGGCAGCCGGGGCATCGGCCGCGCCACCGCGCTGCTGCTCGCGGAGCAGGGCGCGAGGGTGGCCGTCAACTACCGGGACAGCGAAGCGGACGCGCGGCACGTCCAGGAGACGATCGAGGCGGAGGGCGGCACCGCCGAGATCTTCCGGGCCGACGTGACCCGCGCCGACGACGTGGCAGCCATGGTCGCGGCGGTGACCGACCGCTTCGGGCGGATCGACGTCCTGGTGGCCAACGCGCACATGCCGTACCGGCAGCGGTCCTTCCTCGACCTCGACTGGACCGATCTGGAACGCAAGGTGGGCGACGAGCTCCGGGCGGTGTTCCACCCGTGCCGGCTCGTCCTGCCGGGCATGCTGGAGCGCCGGAACGGCAGCATCATCGCCCTCTCCAGCACCCTCTCGCGCCAGGGCGGCACCGGATCGCTGGCCCAGGGCACGGCCAAGGCCGCTGTCGACGCCTTCGTGCGGTCGCTGGCCGCCGAGTTCGGTCCCCGGGGCGTTCGCGTCAACGCCGTCGCGCCCGGGGTCACGCTGACCGACGCCGCCATGGGGTTGGCGCCGGCGGCCCGGGAGGACGCCGCCGCCCGGGCCCCGATGCGTCGCAACGGCCTGCCCGAGGACGTCGCCGGCGCCGTGCTGTTCCTCGCCAGTGACCTGTCCCGGTTCATGACCGGCGCGTACCTGCCGGTCGACGGCGGCTTCACCACGCTGTAG
- a CDS encoding anthranilate synthase component II → MRSRLLVIDNYDSFTYNLVQMFQNYPLEISVVRADQLAVDDVARERPDYVLVSPGPKSPGAAGISTELVRRYHGAFPILGVCLGMQCVNEAFGGSTVHAPVPMHGKTSAVHHDGTGLFAGVPEPVTVARYHSLAVTGLSADLRVNARSADGVPMGIEHVRDPLFGVQFHPESFLTQHGFTMIENFLRTGPLKGALA, encoded by the coding sequence ATGCGTTCCAGGCTCCTTGTCATCGACAACTACGACTCCTTCACCTACAACCTGGTCCAGATGTTCCAGAACTACCCCCTGGAGATCTCGGTGGTCCGCGCCGACCAGCTCGCCGTCGACGACGTCGCGCGGGAGCGGCCGGACTACGTCCTGGTGAGCCCGGGCCCGAAGAGTCCGGGCGCGGCCGGGATCTCGACCGAGCTGGTCCGCCGCTACCACGGCGCGTTCCCGATCCTGGGCGTGTGCCTGGGCATGCAGTGCGTCAACGAGGCGTTCGGCGGCAGCACCGTGCACGCGCCGGTGCCGATGCACGGCAAGACGAGCGCCGTGCACCACGACGGGACGGGCCTGTTCGCCGGGGTGCCCGAGCCGGTCACCGTGGCCCGCTATCACTCGCTGGCCGTCACCGGTCTCAGCGCGGACCTCCGGGTCAACGCGCGCTCCGCCGACGGGGTGCCGATGGGCATCGAGCACGTCCGCGACCCGCTGTTCGGCGTCCAGTTCCATCCGGAGAGCTTCCTCACCCAGCACGGGTTCACGATGATCGAGAACTTCCTGCGTACGGGTCCGCTGAAAGGAGCACTGGCGTGA